A region from the bacterium genome encodes:
- a CDS encoding AAA family ATPase: MEQSEKSLPETSADDGLAAAADVARRVRDRLSDAIVGRDEVVEMIVTALLAGGHVLLEDYPGSGKTMLARALGDAVEADPSDGFVPFRRIQFTPDLLPSDITGTSVFHPERASFEFLAGPVFAHIVLADEINRTSPKVQAALLEAMAERQVTVDNVTHPLDELFMVIATQNPLGLAGTYPLPAPQLDRFLFKVRMNYIERGAELSVVESFRRRLHPPVSDRPRVARNELLAARRAVERSVVLAKPLIECLVDTARALRADPRVAQGISTRALVQAAPALQARALLRGRDYVSTEDLDALASPLFAHRFALAPGGGDPTAIVREALAGPLETATRSTLRR, from the coding sequence GTGGAACAGAGCGAAAAGTCCCTTCCGGAGACTTCCGCCGACGACGGGCTCGCCGCGGCGGCCGACGTCGCGCGGCGGGTGCGGGACCGGCTGTCGGACGCGATCGTCGGCCGCGACGAAGTGGTCGAGATGATCGTCACCGCGCTCCTCGCGGGGGGGCACGTGCTGCTGGAGGACTATCCGGGCTCCGGCAAGACGATGCTCGCCCGCGCCCTCGGGGACGCGGTGGAGGCCGACCCGTCCGACGGCTTCGTGCCGTTCCGGCGGATCCAGTTCACCCCCGACCTCCTGCCGTCCGACATCACGGGGACGTCGGTCTTCCACCCCGAGCGGGCCAGCTTCGAGTTCCTCGCCGGGCCGGTCTTCGCGCACATCGTGCTGGCCGACGAGATCAACCGGACCTCGCCGAAGGTGCAGGCCGCGCTGCTCGAGGCGATGGCCGAGCGGCAGGTGACGGTGGACAACGTCACGCATCCGCTCGACGAGCTGTTCATGGTCATCGCCACGCAGAACCCGCTGGGGCTCGCCGGCACCTACCCGCTCCCCGCGCCGCAGCTCGACCGGTTCCTCTTCAAGGTGCGGATGAACTACATCGAGCGCGGCGCGGAGCTGAGCGTCGTGGAGTCGTTCCGCCGGCGTCTGCATCCGCCGGTCTCGGACCGGCCGCGCGTCGCGCGGAACGAGCTCCTCGCGGCGCGGCGCGCCGTCGAGCGTTCGGTCGTCCTCGCCAAGCCGCTGATCGAATGCCTCGTCGACACGGCCCGCGCGCTGCGCGCCGACCCGCGCGTGGCGCAGGGGATCTCGACGCGCGCCCTCGTGCAGGCCGCGCCGGCGCTGCAGGCGCGGGCGCTGCTGCGAGGGCGGGACTACGTCTCGACCGAGGATCTGGACGCGCTCGCCTCGCCGCTCTTCGCCCACCGCTTCGCGCTCGCGCCGGGCGGCGGCGATCCGACGGCGATCGTGCGCGAGGCGCTCGCCGGGCCGCTCGAGACGGCGACCCGGAGCACGCTGCGGCGCTGA
- the add gene encoding adenosine deaminase yields MSARRPAVPESVRRIVKVELHQHVDGSIPARTMWRLLRRHDLHPVTTMGEMRRRLELQPDEEGSLLAYLDKFHYPLWITQFYENIREAAAAIVREAAACHVRTLELRYSPVIHTYAGLTVRQAVRAVLSGMNQVCREVRGMRCGLVIIAMRQHGPHIAKILARQAIGEAEHLHERSGVVGFDIAGPERGNPPRLFREAFEIARAGGLGLTAHAGEDGPADYIWQAIDEDGAERIGHGCAALGDKALMRRLAKDKIVVECCPTSNYQTGAVKKGTPHPILAFLEAGVPVALSVDNTTVSRTDQNFESAWLAATLGAGGVAAVRRLHREAKGYTFIGRAPKARGGSPKR; encoded by the coding sequence ATGAGCGCGCGGCGCCCCGCGGTCCCGGAGTCGGTCCGGCGGATCGTCAAAGTCGAGCTCCACCAGCACGTCGACGGCTCGATCCCCGCGCGGACGATGTGGCGCCTGCTGCGGCGGCACGACCTCCATCCGGTGACGACGATGGGCGAGATGCGGCGCCGGCTCGAGCTGCAGCCGGACGAGGAAGGGTCGCTCCTCGCCTATCTCGACAAGTTCCACTACCCGCTGTGGATCACGCAGTTCTACGAGAACATCCGCGAGGCGGCGGCCGCGATCGTCCGCGAAGCGGCGGCCTGTCACGTCCGGACGCTCGAGCTGCGCTACTCGCCGGTGATCCACACCTACGCCGGCCTCACCGTGCGCCAGGCGGTGCGCGCGGTCCTCTCCGGCATGAACCAAGTCTGCCGCGAGGTCCGCGGGATGCGCTGCGGCCTCGTGATCATCGCCATGCGCCAGCACGGCCCGCACATCGCCAAGATCCTCGCCCGGCAGGCGATCGGCGAGGCGGAGCATCTTCACGAGCGGTCGGGGGTCGTCGGCTTCGACATCGCCGGGCCCGAGCGCGGCAATCCGCCGCGGCTGTTCCGCGAGGCGTTCGAGATCGCGCGCGCCGGCGGGCTCGGCCTGACGGCGCACGCGGGAGAGGACGGGCCGGCGGACTACATCTGGCAGGCGATCGACGAGGACGGCGCGGAGCGGATCGGCCACGGCTGCGCCGCGCTCGGCGACAAGGCGCTGATGCGGCGCCTGGCGAAGGACAAGATCGTCGTCGAGTGCTGTCCCACGAGCAACTATCAGACCGGCGCGGTGAAGAAGGGGACGCCGCACCCGATCCTCGCCTTCCTCGAGGCGGGGGTGCCGGTCGCGCTCTCCGTGGACAACACGACCGTCTCCCGCACCGACCAAAACTTCGAGTCCGCCTGGCTGGCGGCGACGCTCGGCGCGGGGGGAGTCGCCGCCGTCCGCCGTTTGCACCGCGAGGCCAAGGGGTACACCTTCATTGGCCGCGCCCCGAAGGCGCGCGGAGGATCGCCGAAACGATGA
- a CDS encoding ABC transporter ATP-binding protein — protein MIEATALTRRFGAVVAVREATFRAERGEVLGVLGPNGAGKTTTLRLVCGYLRPTSGSARVAGVDVAERPLEARRAIGYLPETNPLYPEMRVNEYLEFRAALKGRRKDRIAAAARAIDRCGLGDAAEQVIGTLSKGFRQRVGIADAIVADPPVLVLDEPTGGLDPLQAREARALVRELADERTILFSSHQLHEVEQVADRVVIFRAGAIVACGATAELRRGLAAPTTIEIPARERGRLAELLLGLGRAAAERDLGDEWISVDVAADGDPRAAIFERAAALRLPLRELTRRSPGLEEVFAQVAGDAPADDGGTRP, from the coding sequence ATGATCGAAGCGACGGCGCTGACGCGGCGCTTCGGCGCCGTCGTCGCCGTGCGCGAGGCCACCTTCCGCGCCGAGCGCGGCGAGGTCCTCGGCGTGCTCGGACCGAACGGCGCCGGCAAGACGACGACGCTGCGCCTCGTCTGCGGCTATCTGCGGCCGACCTCCGGGTCGGCGCGGGTCGCCGGCGTGGACGTCGCCGAGCGTCCGCTCGAAGCGCGCCGCGCGATCGGCTACCTGCCGGAGACGAACCCGCTCTACCCCGAGATGCGGGTGAACGAGTACCTCGAGTTCCGCGCCGCGCTCAAGGGGCGGCGGAAGGACCGGATCGCCGCCGCGGCGCGGGCGATCGACCGCTGCGGCCTCGGCGACGCGGCGGAGCAGGTGATCGGCACGCTCTCCAAGGGGTTCCGGCAACGGGTCGGGATCGCCGACGCGATCGTCGCCGACCCGCCGGTCTTGGTGCTCGACGAGCCGACCGGCGGGCTCGATCCGCTGCAGGCGCGCGAGGCGCGCGCGTTGGTGCGCGAGCTGGCCGACGAGCGGACGATCCTCTTCTCCAGCCACCAACTGCACGAAGTCGAGCAGGTGGCCGACCGCGTGGTGATCTTCCGCGCCGGCGCGATCGTCGCCTGCGGCGCCACCGCGGAGCTGCGCCGCGGCCTCGCGGCGCCGACGACGATCGAGATTCCGGCGCGCGAGCGGGGCCGCCTGGCGGAGCTGCTCCTTGGGCTCGGCCGGGCCGCGGCCGAGCGCGACCTCGGCGACGAGTGGATCAGCGTGGACGTCGCCGCGGACGGGGATCCGCGGGCGGCGATCTTCGAGCGCGCGGCCGCGCTGCGGCTGCCGCTGCGCGAGTTGACGCGGCGCTCGCCGGGGCTCGAGGAGGTCTTCGCGCAGGTCGCCGGCGACGCGCCGGCGGACGACGGAGGGACGAGGCCATGA
- a CDS encoding DUF4340 domain-containing protein, which yields MKVRSILILVGAAAALWGAWFFWLGRTAGSDERREEAARLLPGLDVPRVEKIEIEGPHGAVALERRGADWRIGRPIDDAADGETVRTLLRALAFAKAETRLGRDEVQGGEEATGFARGVGATLTLGGATRALRVGAAEAPGGRRYAEVAGDDSYAVVPGELFDLLDRPADDLRDKRLVPASSKEIARFTIARAGAAAATFARDGADGWRFEEGGGAAADATAVGSLLAQICALRADQYFAAPPADAAAGAPAEATIALFKGDGTEAARIEFAGEATPGGARYGRVGGRPGVFLANLPGLWAELQKDPASFAPEPPPAAK from the coding sequence ATGAAAGTTCGCTCGATCCTGATCCTCGTCGGCGCCGCGGCGGCGCTGTGGGGCGCGTGGTTCTTCTGGCTCGGCCGGACGGCGGGAAGCGACGAGCGCCGCGAGGAGGCGGCGCGGCTGCTGCCGGGGCTCGACGTCCCGCGCGTCGAGAAGATCGAGATCGAAGGCCCGCACGGCGCGGTCGCGCTCGAACGGCGCGGCGCCGACTGGCGGATCGGCCGGCCGATCGACGACGCCGCCGACGGCGAGACGGTGCGGACGCTGCTGCGCGCGCTCGCGTTCGCCAAGGCCGAGACGCGCCTGGGGCGGGACGAGGTGCAGGGCGGCGAAGAGGCGACCGGCTTCGCGCGCGGCGTCGGCGCGACGCTGACGCTCGGCGGCGCGACCCGCGCCCTCCGCGTCGGCGCCGCCGAGGCGCCCGGCGGGCGGCGCTACGCCGAGGTCGCCGGCGACGACTCGTACGCCGTCGTGCCGGGCGAACTCTTCGACCTGCTCGACCGCCCGGCGGACGATCTGCGCGACAAGCGGCTCGTCCCCGCGTCGTCGAAGGAGATCGCGCGGTTCACGATCGCGCGCGCCGGCGCCGCGGCCGCCACCTTCGCCCGCGACGGCGCCGATGGTTGGCGCTTCGAGGAGGGCGGCGGCGCCGCCGCCGACGCCACCGCGGTCGGCAGCCTCCTCGCGCAGATCTGCGCGCTGCGCGCCGACCAGTACTTCGCCGCGCCGCCGGCCGACGCCGCGGCGGGCGCGCCGGCCGAAGCGACGATCGCCCTCTTCAAGGGAGACGGAACGGAGGCCGCGCGGATCGAGTTCGCCGGCGAGGCGACCCCCGGCGGCGCGCGCTACGGCCGCGTCGGCGGGCGGCCCGGCGTCTTCCTCGCCAACCTGCCGGGGCTCTGGGCCGAACTGCAGAAGGACCCCGCGTCGTTCGCGCCGGAGCCGCCGCCGGCCGCGAAGTGA
- a CDS encoding transglutaminase-like domain-containing protein has protein sequence MKAVPKPAGSDLAVAVTLALAAGVVWFDRASAWGIGAGAVGAAAASLCGARLAAARMRAFVPPFLAAAFLALALGLLRLLALAPVPGAAPWPEHAARLLDALTLAAVSAAAAFPLGFWAARRAAPRVLAALALALMVGALLAPHRGGAINRPLGLADMAWLHGWHPALLLTVIGVVAGVLAAVALLRPRAAARAWATAAAAFVLAVLVVVAAPTVGLFRFPFRDPFGLSGDPREGGKGADRGGRPGSPGRVGALGLEGQGNSSTELVPFQDDYSTQGSNVPVAVAVLHDDVEPTGGVFYFRQLAFSQWNGRRLVRAYVPGADADLFDGFPAGEASRPAVGLGSARRLLPATVSLLRDHVQPPVLADGVQFAPAENADPALFTRVYETRSAVLVAPPKDWMGRGAGDPAWPEEVRKLYLETPPDPRYNALAQEVLEQLRPARRGDPAARAIAVYLWLSSNTRYSLRSRHAAATDPTADFLFGDRIGYCVHLAHAAAYLARELGLPARVAAGYAVEAERRASGSALLLRAGDAHAWAEIYLDGIGWMPLDPSPPSLDPPAPAPDIDLQRLLGEMARPKKDKIQPLIARSWRLPTWRETLGALALAFGAAAAGGYAVKGWRRAAPLFARRDRAARAAYRASLDRLTDAGFTRRLGETREAFAARAAAPSFGALTARHLAARFGRRAADPREALALARAAKREVKGTGGLRRIAALVNPWSWRRSR, from the coding sequence ATGAAGGCCGTCCCGAAGCCGGCCGGATCGGACCTCGCGGTCGCCGTCACGCTGGCCCTCGCCGCCGGCGTCGTCTGGTTCGACCGCGCGTCGGCCTGGGGGATCGGCGCCGGCGCGGTCGGCGCCGCGGCCGCCTCGCTCTGCGGCGCGCGGCTCGCCGCGGCGCGGATGCGGGCCTTCGTCCCGCCGTTTCTCGCCGCCGCGTTCCTCGCCCTCGCGCTCGGCCTGCTGCGTCTCCTCGCGCTCGCGCCGGTCCCCGGCGCCGCGCCCTGGCCGGAACACGCGGCGCGCCTGCTCGACGCGCTGACGCTGGCCGCCGTCTCCGCCGCGGCCGCCTTTCCGCTCGGGTTCTGGGCGGCGCGGCGCGCCGCCCCGCGCGTCCTCGCCGCGCTCGCCTTGGCGCTGATGGTCGGCGCGCTCCTCGCGCCGCACCGCGGCGGCGCGATCAACCGCCCGCTCGGCCTCGCCGACATGGCGTGGCTGCACGGATGGCATCCGGCGCTGCTGCTGACGGTCATCGGCGTCGTCGCCGGCGTCCTCGCCGCCGTCGCGCTGCTCCGGCCGCGCGCCGCGGCCCGCGCCTGGGCGACGGCCGCCGCGGCCTTCGTCCTCGCGGTCCTCGTCGTCGTCGCCGCCCCGACGGTCGGCCTCTTCCGCTTCCCGTTCCGCGATCCGTTCGGCCTCTCCGGCGATCCGCGCGAGGGCGGCAAGGGGGCCGACCGCGGCGGCCGCCCCGGCTCGCCGGGGCGCGTCGGCGCGCTGGGCCTCGAAGGCCAGGGGAACTCGTCCACCGAGCTCGTGCCGTTCCAGGACGACTACTCGACGCAGGGGAGCAACGTGCCGGTGGCGGTCGCCGTGCTCCACGACGACGTCGAGCCGACCGGCGGCGTCTTCTACTTCCGCCAACTCGCCTTCTCGCAGTGGAACGGCCGCCGCCTCGTCCGCGCCTACGTGCCGGGCGCCGACGCCGACCTCTTCGACGGTTTTCCCGCGGGGGAGGCGTCGCGCCCCGCGGTCGGCCTGGGGAGCGCGCGCCGCCTGCTCCCGGCCACGGTCTCGCTGCTGCGCGACCACGTGCAGCCGCCGGTCCTCGCCGACGGCGTCCAGTTCGCCCCCGCCGAAAACGCCGATCCCGCCCTCTTCACGCGCGTCTACGAGACCCGCTCGGCGGTCCTCGTCGCGCCGCCCAAGGACTGGATGGGGCGCGGGGCGGGCGACCCGGCGTGGCCCGAGGAGGTGCGCAAGCTCTACCTCGAGACGCCGCCCGACCCGCGCTACAACGCGCTGGCCCAGGAGGTCCTCGAGCAGCTCCGCCCGGCGCGGCGCGGCGATCCGGCGGCGCGGGCGATCGCGGTCTACCTCTGGCTGTCGTCGAACACCCGCTATTCGCTCCGCTCGCGCCACGCCGCCGCGACCGATCCGACGGCCGATTTCCTCTTCGGCGACCGGATCGGCTACTGCGTGCATCTGGCCCACGCCGCGGCCTACCTCGCGCGGGAGCTCGGCCTGCCGGCCCGCGTCGCCGCGGGGTACGCGGTCGAGGCGGAGCGCCGCGCCTCCGGGTCGGCGCTGCTGCTGCGGGCCGGCGACGCCCACGCCTGGGCCGAGATCTACCTCGACGGCATCGGTTGGATGCCGCTCGACCCCTCCCCGCCCTCGCTCGACCCGCCGGCGCCGGCGCCCGACATCGACCTCCAGCGCCTGCTGGGCGAGATGGCGCGCCCCAAGAAGGACAAGATCCAGCCGCTGATAGCCCGCTCCTGGCGGCTGCCGACGTGGCGCGAAACGCTCGGCGCGCTGGCGCTGGCGTTCGGCGCCGCGGCCGCGGGCGGCTACGCGGTCAAGGGGTGGCGCCGGGCCGCGCCCCTCTTCGCCCGGCGGGACCGGGCGGCGCGCGCCGCCTACCGCGCCTCCCTCGACCGGCTGACCGACGCCGGGTTCACGCGGCGGCTCGGCGAAACGCGCGAGGCGTTCGCCGCGCGGGCGGCGGCCCCGTCGTTCGGCGCGCTGACGGCGCGCCATCTCGCCGCCCGCTTCGGCCGCCGCGCCGCCGATCCGCGCGAAGCGCTCGCCCTGGCCCGCGCGGCGAAGCGCGAGGTCAAGGGGACGGGCGGCCTCCGCCGGATCGCGGCGCTGGTAAATCCGTGGAGTTGGCGGCGCAGCAGGTAA
- a CDS encoding ABC transporter permease codes for MNGARAVLCIAGRELRSFFYQPLAWVVLTALLLLNGWNFWLALESFNQAGFPAAEIMRFFFSGLLFWLPLIVSLPLIAMRLIAEERQTGTLETLLTAPVTEGEVTLGKYLAALGFFIVLFSPLALYTLLLSRLGEIDFRAAAGGFLGLLLVGGYLLSAAVCASALCRNQIVAAVVGFALVSALFLTPFLASFVATGDAARAALSQIDLLRTMDDFPRGLVDLRRIVYPVSGTAFFLFAAARLLEAAKGR; via the coding sequence ATGAACGGGGCGCGCGCCGTCCTCTGCATCGCCGGGCGGGAGCTGCGGTCGTTCTTCTACCAGCCGCTGGCGTGGGTCGTGCTGACCGCGCTGCTCCTGCTCAACGGCTGGAACTTCTGGCTCGCGCTGGAGTCTTTCAACCAGGCCGGCTTCCCCGCGGCCGAGATCATGCGCTTCTTCTTCTCGGGGCTGCTCTTCTGGCTGCCGCTGATCGTCAGCCTGCCGCTGATCGCGATGCGCCTGATCGCCGAGGAGCGGCAGACCGGCACGCTGGAGACGCTGCTCACGGCCCCCGTCACGGAAGGGGAAGTGACGCTCGGCAAGTACCTCGCCGCGCTCGGTTTCTTCATCGTCCTCTTCAGCCCGCTGGCGCTCTACACGCTGCTCCTCTCGCGGCTCGGCGAGATCGACTTCCGCGCCGCGGCGGGCGGCTTCCTCGGCCTGCTGCTCGTCGGCGGCTATCTCCTCTCCGCGGCGGTCTGCGCCTCGGCCCTTTGCCGCAACCAGATCGTCGCCGCGGTCGTCGGCTTCGCCCTCGTCTCGGCCCTCTTCCTCACGCCGTTCCTCGCCTCGTTCGTCGCGACCGGCGACGCGGCGCGCGCGGCGCTCTCCCAGATCGACCTGCTGCGGACGATGGACGACTTCCCGCGCGGCCTCGTCGACCTGCGGCGGATCGTCTACCCCGTCTCCGGAACGGCCTTCTTCCTCTTCGCGGCGGCGCGGCTGCTCGAAGCGGCCAAGGGGAGGTGA
- a CDS encoding GldG family protein: MAIRFPALRGGGTAAAILAALALAALANVAAAKFPVRWDWTESGLYTLSEESRRAAAGLGRDVRIVSFLVDGGPVSPDALRQIDSLLEAYRQANPKRVTLERIDPRRDPLRAQALLKEFGLDPLRDSIDVVVVESGARRKQIRLLDMVEFDAGAPSSGTPPVRALKVEPAVTGALTAVTRAKRPTVYFAAGHGERDPLAAAEPGLSRFAAGLEREDVAVAPWNAVGATEVPKDADLVVVAGPTSPWLPAERDALTRYLEGGGRALLLLEPTLRRGGDALVDDGLGPLLARFGVAEDADVVVDPGRGVPFLGPETFYAETLGLHPVTSSLRGQPVLFVLARSLRAAKPGPANVVVHSLAESSDASWGETDLAHLRQVALDKNDLKGPLALALAAERERGGRLLAVGDVDSFSNLAFDRLANGSFALNAADWLLDEGNALGLRPKDRRLARLFLTGPQLDALFATLVLLLPAMAVGAGLYVWARRRGGGRAR, encoded by the coding sequence GTGGCGATCCGCTTCCCCGCGCTCCGCGGCGGCGGAACGGCGGCGGCGATCCTCGCCGCGCTGGCGCTGGCCGCGCTGGCCAACGTCGCCGCGGCGAAGTTCCCCGTCCGCTGGGACTGGACGGAGAGCGGGCTCTACACCCTCTCCGAGGAGAGCCGACGCGCGGCGGCCGGGCTCGGCCGCGACGTGCGGATCGTCTCCTTCCTCGTGGACGGCGGCCCCGTCTCCCCCGACGCGCTGCGGCAGATCGACTCGCTGCTCGAGGCCTACCGCCAGGCGAACCCGAAGCGGGTGACGCTGGAGCGGATCGACCCGCGGCGCGACCCGCTCCGCGCGCAGGCGCTGCTGAAGGAGTTCGGGCTCGACCCGCTGCGCGATTCGATCGACGTCGTGGTCGTCGAGTCGGGGGCGCGCCGCAAGCAGATCCGCCTGCTCGACATGGTCGAGTTCGACGCCGGCGCGCCGTCGAGCGGCACGCCGCCGGTGCGCGCGCTGAAGGTCGAGCCGGCGGTGACCGGCGCCCTGACCGCGGTGACCCGCGCCAAGCGCCCGACCGTCTACTTCGCCGCGGGGCACGGCGAGCGCGATCCCCTCGCCGCCGCGGAGCCGGGCCTCTCGCGCTTCGCCGCGGGGCTCGAGCGGGAGGACGTAGCGGTCGCCCCGTGGAACGCGGTCGGGGCGACGGAGGTTCCGAAGGACGCCGACCTGGTCGTCGTCGCCGGTCCGACCTCGCCGTGGCTCCCCGCCGAGCGGGACGCACTGACGCGCTATCTCGAGGGAGGCGGCCGCGCGCTGCTGCTGCTCGAGCCGACGCTGCGGCGCGGCGGCGACGCGTTGGTCGACGACGGCCTCGGGCCGCTGCTCGCGCGCTTCGGCGTCGCCGAGGACGCCGACGTCGTCGTCGATCCGGGGCGCGGCGTGCCGTTCCTCGGCCCCGAGACGTTCTACGCCGAAACGCTCGGCCTCCATCCCGTGACCTCCTCGCTGCGCGGCCAGCCGGTCCTCTTCGTGCTCGCCCGCTCGCTCCGCGCCGCCAAGCCCGGCCCGGCGAACGTCGTCGTCCACTCGCTCGCCGAATCGTCCGACGCGTCGTGGGGCGAGACCGACCTCGCGCATCTGCGGCAGGTCGCGCTCGACAAGAACGACCTCAAGGGACCGCTCGCGCTGGCCCTCGCCGCCGAGCGCGAGCGGGGCGGCCGTCTGCTCGCGGTCGGCGACGTCGATTCCTTCAGCAACCTCGCCTTCGACCGCCTGGCGAACGGCTCGTTCGCCCTCAACGCCGCCGACTGGCTGCTCGACGAGGGGAACGCCCTCGGGCTGCGGCCGAAGGACCGGCGGCTGGCGAGACTGTTCCTCACCGGGCCGCAGCTCGACGCGCTCTTCGCGACGCTCGTCCTGCTGCTGCCCGCCATGGCCGTCGGCGCGGGCCTGTACGTCTGGGCCCGGCGCCGCGGCGGCGGACGCGCGCGATGA
- a CDS encoding DUF58 domain-containing protein — MAERAARKFGGAARRIARRWPLTASGAALLAAGAGLFAVGRARMDLVFTLVGLLWIGLLLLDGALVAAAAIALQLEVRRASSGEARFEGVEGAPGRGGLEMPRRALPLVARPRALWLEPAADAEFVPDDGWLREEVRPRGRWNGTSIVREIAQEDLLGLWRVSGRFAEARPSFVLPDPGAIAVAELAACLASGDLLSHPWGPARGDLIDARPYTRSDPARLILWKVYARSRRLVVRAPEQARAPERRPLVYLVAGEGDDAAAAAARVVVESALLGEGMRFAADGAPRPAADCAAALAAVAGSAAHRGRGGADLAAALADPLVEADDPVLLIVPARLGDWAPRVFAAVGAAQERFVALLCADVRPESRPGGAARRILFAQERPSGPTWDEMRASARLFAAAGVRAALLDRRAGRIEALEARAEAR; from the coding sequence GTGGCTGAACGCGCGGCACGGAAGTTCGGCGGGGCGGCGCGGCGCATCGCGCGCCGCTGGCCGCTGACCGCATCGGGGGCGGCGCTCCTCGCCGCCGGCGCCGGCCTGTTCGCGGTCGGCCGCGCCCGGATGGACCTCGTCTTCACGCTCGTCGGGCTGCTCTGGATCGGGCTGCTGCTGCTCGACGGCGCGCTCGTCGCCGCGGCGGCGATCGCGCTGCAGCTCGAAGTCCGTCGAGCGTCCTCCGGCGAGGCGCGCTTCGAAGGCGTCGAGGGGGCGCCGGGGCGCGGCGGCCTCGAAATGCCGCGCCGCGCGCTGCCGCTCGTCGCGCGGCCGCGGGCCCTCTGGCTCGAGCCGGCCGCGGACGCGGAGTTCGTCCCGGACGACGGCTGGCTGCGCGAGGAGGTCCGCCCGCGCGGACGGTGGAACGGCACGTCGATCGTGCGCGAGATCGCGCAGGAAGACCTGCTCGGCCTCTGGCGGGTTTCGGGCCGCTTCGCCGAGGCGCGGCCGTCCTTCGTCCTTCCCGACCCCGGCGCGATCGCCGTCGCCGAACTGGCCGCCTGCCTCGCCAGCGGCGACCTCCTTTCCCATCCGTGGGGACCGGCGCGCGGCGACCTGATCGACGCCCGGCCCTACACCCGCTCCGATCCGGCGCGGTTGATCCTGTGGAAGGTCTACGCCCGTTCGCGGCGCCTCGTCGTGCGCGCCCCCGAGCAGGCCCGCGCCCCCGAACGGCGTCCGCTCGTCTATCTCGTCGCCGGAGAAGGGGACGACGCCGCGGCGGCCGCGGCCCGGGTCGTCGTGGAGAGCGCGCTGCTCGGCGAGGGGATGCGCTTCGCGGCGGACGGCGCCCCCCGCCCCGCCGCCGACTGCGCGGCCGCGCTCGCCGCGGTCGCCGGCTCGGCGGCCCACCGCGGGCGCGGCGGCGCCGACCTCGCCGCGGCGCTCGCCGACCCGCTCGTCGAAGCGGACGACCCGGTGCTGCTGATCGTCCCGGCCCGGCTCGGCGACTGGGCGCCGCGCGTCTTCGCCGCGGTCGGCGCCGCGCAGGAGCGGTTCGTCGCCCTGCTCTGCGCCGACGTCCGTCCCGAGTCCCGGCCCGGCGGCGCCGCGCGGCGGATCCTCTTCGCGCAGGAGCGGCCCTCCGGCCCGACGTGGGACGAGATGCGCGCGTCGGCCCGGCTGTTCGCCGCGGCCGGCGTCCGCGCCGCGCTCCTCGACCGACGCGCCGGGCGGATCGAGGCGCTCGAAGCGCGGGCGGAGGCGCGATGA
- a CDS encoding OsmC family protein, with product MSVAMSVTYEGNLRCRAVHEPSGSVLETDAPVDNGGQGALFSPTDLVGAALGACMLTIMGKLAERRGISLEGAELHVEKAMVADPQRRIGTIAVRVAMPAGIDPALRPLFENGARSCPVLNSLDPRIEKTVSFEWR from the coding sequence ATGTCCGTCGCCATGAGCGTGACCTACGAAGGGAACCTGCGCTGCCGCGCCGTCCACGAGCCGTCGGGCTCGGTCCTCGAGACCGACGCCCCGGTGGACAACGGCGGCCAGGGCGCCCTCTTCTCCCCGACCGACCTCGTCGGCGCCGCGCTCGGCGCCTGCATGCTGACGATCATGGGCAAGCTCGCCGAGCGGCGCGGGATCTCGCTCGAGGGCGCCGAACTGCACGTCGAGAAGGCGATGGTCGCCGACCCGCAGCGGCGGATCGGGACGATCGCGGTCCGCGTCGCCATGCCGGCGGGGATCGATCCCGCGCTGCGGCCGCTGTTCGAGAACGGCGCGCGCAGCTGCCCGGTGCTGAACAGCCTCGACCCGCGGATCGAGAAGACCGTCTCGTTCGAGTGGCGCTGA